A stretch of Lachancea thermotolerans CBS 6340 chromosome D complete sequence DNA encodes these proteins:
- the DED1 gene encoding DEAD-box ATP-dependent RNA helicase DED1 (similar to uniprot|P06634 Saccharomyces cerevisiae YOR204W DED1 ATP-dependent DEAD (Asp-Glu-Ala- Asp)-box RNA helicase required for translation initiation of all yeast mRNAs mutations in human DEAD-box DBY are a frequent cause of male infertility), producing the protein MSDLANKMENMNLGEDSKGASSYVPPHMRGKRGGNRAPSSFQSGGDGDGASYFGGRGGSRDNRGSSFFSGGGRGGSRGFGGRSEGRGSIRGVGRWVNGKHVPSDKDEQLELQLFGTPEDPGFQSSGINFDHYDDIPVEASGNDVPEPITEFTSPPLDQLLLDNIIKARFTKPTPVQKYSVPIIAARRDLMACAQTGSGKTGGFLFPVLSESFANGPAPVPEQASNFYIKKAFPTAVVLAPTRELATQIFDEAKKFTYRSWVRPCVVYGGADIGSQIKELNRGCDLLVATPGRLSDLLERGRISLCNIKYLVLDEADRMLDMGFEPQIRHIVEGCDMPSVDERQTLMFSATFPMDIQHLARDFLKDYVFLSVGRVGSTSENITQHVLYVEDMDKKSALLDLLAASDDGLTLIFVETKRMADALTDFLIMQNLRATAIHGDRSQSERERALAAFRSGKASLLVATAVAARGLDIPNVTHVINYDLPNDIDDYVHRIGRTGRAGNTGVATAFLNRGNKNVVKEMVDLLTEAKQEVPEFLKQLARESSGSRGGARGGGFSSRGNSTRDYRRVGGGAPSYGGSSRGGSSMGGGRGGSSWGSSWGNSGSSWGNTGSTGNSSASNSWW; encoded by the coding sequence ATGTCTGACCTAGCTAACAAAATGGAAAACATGAACCTGGGCGAAGACTCCAAAGGAGCAAGCTCATACGTTCCCCCACACATGCGTGGTAAGAGAGGCGGAAACCGCGCGCCATCCTCTTTCCAAAGTGGTGGCGACGGCGACGGCGCGTCGTATTTCGGCGGAAGAGGCGGTAGCAGAGACAACCGTGgttcctctttcttcagcggcggcggcagaGGCGGCAGCCGTGGATTCGGCGGCCGTAGCGAGGGCAGAGGCTCTATACGCGGTGTCGGCAGATGGGTGAACGGCAAGCACGTCCCCAGCGACAAAgacgagcagctggaactgCAGCTTTTCGGCACTCCCGAAGACCCTGGTTTCCAGTCCTCCGGTATCAACTTCGACCACTACGACGACATCCCAGTGGAGGCCTCCGGTAACGATGTCCCAGAGCCTATCACTGAGTTCACCTCGCCCCCTCTGGACCAGCTCTTGCTAGACAACATCATCAAGGCCCGTTTCACTAAGCCTACTCCAGTGCAGAAGTACTCTGTTCCAATCATTGCTGCACGCAGAGATTTGATGGCTTGTGCTCAAACTGGTTCCGGTAAGACCGGTGGTTTCCTTTTCCCCGTTCTTTCCGAATCTTTCGCGAACGGCCCTGCTCCTGTTCCAGAACAGGCTTCCAACTTTTACATCAAGAAAGCTTTCCCAACCGCTGTCGTTCTAGCCCCTACTAGAGAACTGGCCACTCAGATTTTCGATgaggccaagaaattcACCTACAGATCTTGGGTTAGACCATGTGTCGTTTACGGTGGTGCTGACATCGGTAGTCaaatcaaagagctgaaccGCGGCTGTGATTTGCTGGTGGCAACTCCAGGTCGTCTTTCTGACCTTTTGGAGCGTGGCAGAATTTCCTTGTGCAACATCAAGTACTTGGTTCTGGACGAGGCTGACAGAATGTTGGATATGGGTTTCGAGCCTCAAATTAGACATATCGTGGAGGGCTGTGACATGCCTTCCGTCGACGAGAGACAGACTCTTATGTTTTCAGCCACCTTCCCTATGGACATCCAGCACTTGGCTCGTgacttcttgaaggacTACGTGTTTTTGTCTGTCGGTAGAGTCGGTTCTACCTCTGAGAACATTACTCAGCACGTCTTGTACGTCGAAGACATGGACAAAAAGTCTGCTTTGCTGGACCTTTTGGCCGCATCTGACGATGGTTTAACTCTGATCTTCGTTGAAACAAAGAGAATGGCTGATGCTTTGACAGACTTCTTGATCATGCAAAACTTGAGAGCCACCGCTATCCATGGTGACCGTTCTCAGAGTGAACGTGAGCGCGCTTTGGCCGCCTTCAGATCCGGTAAGGCTTCTTTGTTGGTCGCTACTGCGGTTGCCGCAAGAGGTTTGGATATTCCTAACGTTACTCACGTTATCAACTACGACTTGCCAAACGACATTGATGACTACGTGCATAGAATTGGTAGAACTGGTCGTGCTGGTAACACTGGTGTTGCCACTGCGTTCCTCAACAGAGGTAACAAGAACGTTGTTAAGGAAATGGTCGATCTATTGACCGAGGCCAAGCAAGAAGTtccagagtttttgaagcagctcgCCAGAGAGAGTTCCGGCTCTAGAGGTGGTGCCAGAGGCGGTGGTTTCAGTAGCCGTGGCAACAGCACCAGAGATTACCGTCGCGTGGGCGGAGGTGCTCCTTCCTACGGtggcagcagcagaggtGGCAGCTCCATGGGCGGAGGAAGAGGTGGCTCTTCCTGGGGAAGTTCTTGGGGCAACTCTGGAAGCTCTTGGGGCAACACCGGGAGCACCGGAAACTCTTCCGCCAGCAACTCCTGGTGGTAA
- the TFB2 gene encoding TFIIH/NER complex subunit TFB2 (similar to uniprot|P87331 Saccharomyces cerevisiae YPL122C), whose translation MSSTLFKATVTEYLQELPAQVHSRLYSSPATCLAIYRLLPKLAKFFIMSLVFNETDASLRDLDRWVKSGGKYQFNEAIKSMKSLHLLIEGNSGQPFMINLNPIFRSSFRNALTGGEVNNSFGNVVEDENETVHTSILDQYAANKWETILHFMVGTPLTQTPSRNVLSLLQHSKLMEESSSGELQITNEGFQFLLQDANAQIWALLLQYLRLAETLQMDPVDVLNFIFMLGALELGKAYSDTNLSDTQKIMLQDMRDYGLVFQKASNTHKFYPTRLTAMLTSDTSSIRSASGAMNSVLSQGTSSSKEEAAAVAETDEETAQVGGTTQNIPDGAVILETNFKLYSYSNSPLQIAVLSLFVHLKSRFSNMVTGQITRESIRRALHNGITADQIIAYMETHAHPQMRRLAEQTLDKKMELDPNCNEGLQILPPTVVDQIKLWQLELDRIISYDGYLFTDFENFQEYNMLSSYAKDIGVLLWSDDKKKRFFVSQEGNSQVIDYAKRKLKKK comes from the coding sequence ATGTCAAGCacgcttttcaaggccaCTGTGACTGAATACCTACAAGAACTACCAGCGCAGGTTCACTCAAGGCTTTACAGCTCTCCCGCCACATGTTTAGCAATCTATAGGCTGCTTCCAAAGTTGGCcaaattcttcatcatGTCTCTGGTGTTCAACGAAACTGATGCATCGCTTCGAGACCTAGACAGGTGGGTTAAGAGTGGCGGAAAGTATCAGTTCAACGAAGCAATCAAGTCGATGAAGTCTCTACATTTGCTAATAGAAGGGAACTCTGGCCAACCCTTCATGATCAACCTGAACCCAATATTTAGGAGCAGCTTCAGAAACGCCTTAACCGGTGGGGAAGTCAACAATTCATTTGGAAATGTTGTCGAGGATGAAAACGAGACTGTTCATACTAGTATACTTGATCAGTATGCTGCAAATAAATGGGAAACAATATTGCACTTTATGGTGGGTACGCCACTAACGCAGACGCCTTCCAGAAACGTTCTTTCTTTGCTGCAACACAGTAAACTCATGGAGGAAAGCAGCTCTggagaacttcaaattaCCAATGAAGGCTTTCAGTTTTTGCTGCAGGATGCTAACGCCCAAATTTGGGCTTTGCTACTTCAATACCTAAGGCTGGCAGAAACTTTACAAATGGACCCCGTAGATGTGCTAAACTTTATTTTTATGCTTGGCGCCCTTGAGTTGGGAAAGGCATATAGCGATACAAACTTGAGTGATACCCAAAAAATCATGCTCCAAGACATGCGCGACTACGGccttgttttccaaaaagcctCTAATACACACAAATTTTATCCCACAAGACTGACAGCTATGCTGACATCAGACACGTCAAGTATTCGTAGCGCTTCGGGTGCAATGAACAGCGTCTTGAGTCAGggcaccagcagctctaaggaagaagctgccgCTGTCGCAGAAACTGACGAAGAAACTGCTCAAGTTGGAGGAACTACTCAGAACATCCCCGATGGGGCTGTCATTTTGGAGAcgaacttcaagctctatTCTTATTCAAACTCGCCGCTTCAAATTGCTGTTCTGAGCCTCTTTGTACATTTGAAGTCCAGGTTCAGCAACATGGTTACGGGCCAGATTACAAGAGAGTCTATTAGACGAGCACTGCACAACGGTATAACGGCTGACCAGATCATAGCTTATATGGAAACTCACGCTCATCCACAGATGAGGAGACTGGCGGAGCAGACACTTGACAAAAAAATGGAACTCGATCCAAATTGTAATGAAGGGTTGCAGATCTTGCCCCCGACGGTAGTGGACCAAATAAAATTATGGCAGCTGGAGCTTGATAGAATTATCAGCTACGATGGTTACCTTTTCACTGACTTCGAGAATTTCCAAGAGTATAATATGCTGAGCAGTTATGCAAAAGATATTGGCGTCCTTCTGTGGAGTGATGAtaaaaagaagagattttttGTATCTCAAGAAGGAAACTCTCAAGTCATAGACTATGCAAAGCGTAAATTAAAGAAGAAATAG
- the RET1 gene encoding DNA-directed RNA polymerase III core subunit RET1 (highly similar to uniprot|P22276 Saccharomyces cerevisiae YOR207C RET1 Second-largest subunit of RNA polymerase III which is responsible for the transcription of tRNA and 5S RNA genes and other low molecular weight RNAs): MSTAAVATPHDHFEKDSAFEQLLKPVYKGKKLTDEINTAEDKWNLLPAFLKVKGLVKQHLDSFNYFVDVDLKKIIKANQLILSDVDPEFYLKYVDIRVGHRSTSSSKDYIVPPHECRLRDMTYSAPVYVDIEYTRGRNIIMHRDVEIGRMPIMLRSNKCILNGASEKDMAKINECPLDPGGYFIVNGTEKVILVQEQLSKNRIIVEADEKKAIVQASVTSSTHERKSKTYVITKNDKIYLKHNSIAEEVPIVLVLKACGIVSDLEIMQLVCGNDSSYQDIFAVNFEEVAKMKIYTQQQALEYIGSKVKTVRRQKLSTLQEGIEAIATTVIAHLTVEALDFREKALYIAVMTRRVVMAMHNPKMVDDRDYVGNKRLELAGQLMSLLFEDLFKKFNNDFKANIDKVLKKPNRAMEYDALLSINVHSNNISSGLNRAISTGNWSLKRFKMERAGVTHVLSRLSYISALGMMTRISSQFEKSRKVSGPRALQPSQFGMLCTSDTPEGEACGLVKNLALMTHITTDDEEEPIKKLCFLLGVECINVVDSDSLHLNYCVYLNGTIVGVIRFPTKFVSHFRNLRRSGKVSEFISIYTNSHQKAVHIATDGGRICRPLIIVNEGKSLVTAQHLRQLLDGHLQFDDFLKLGLVEYLDVNEENDSFIALYERDLEPRITHLEIEPFTVLGAVAGLIPYPHHNQSPRNTYQCAMGKQAIGAIAYNQFKRIDTLLYLMIYPQQPMVKTKTIELIDYDKLPAGQNATVAVMSYSGYDIEDALVLNKSSIDRGFGRCETRRKLTTVLKRYPNHTQDMVGGMRVDESGEPIWQHKPLGPDGLGEVGMKVESGQIYVNKSVPTNASDSVLTQSQAQYRETPVVYRAPEPSHIDQVMMSVSENDQALIKVLLRQNRRPELGDKFSSRHGQKGVCGIIVNHEDLPFNDQGVVPDIIMNPHGFPSRMTVGKMIELISGKAGVLNGSLEYGTCFGGSKLENMSQILVNHGFNYSGKDMLYSGITGECLQAYIFFGPIYYQKLKHMVLDKMHARARGPRAVLTRQPTEGRSRDGGLRLGEMERDCVIAYGASQLLLERLMISSDAFEVDVCNKCGLMGYSGWCTSCKGAENVIKMTIPYAAKLLFQELLSMNIAPRLKLEDVFEQ, encoded by the coding sequence ATGTCAACGGCTGCTGTTGCAACGCCGCATGatcattttgagaaagactCAGCgtttgagcagctcttgaAGCCAGTTTACAAGGGCAAGAAGCTGACTGATGAGATCAACACGGCGGAGGATAAATGGAACCTTTTGCCGGCATTTCTGAAAGTAAAGGGACTGGTAAAGCAACATTTGGACTCTTTCAATTACTTTGTTGATGTGGACCTTAAAAAGATCATCAAAGCTAATCAGTTGATACTTAGTGACGTTGACCCAGAGTTCTATTTGAAGTATGTGGACATCAGAGTTGGCCACAGAtcgacttcttcatccaaagACTACATTGTTCCCCCACACGAGTGTAGATTGAGAGATATGACGTACTCCGCTCCAGTGTATGTTGACATTGAATACACCAGAGGGAGAAATATCATCATGCATAGAGATGTGGAAATCGGAAGAATGCCAATTATGCTTAGATCAAACAAATGTATTCTAAATGGTGCTTCTGAAAAGGACATGGCAAAAATTAATGAGTGCCCTCTTGATCCAGGTGGTTACTTTATCGTCAACGGAACTGAGAAAGTCATTCTGGTGCAAGAACAATTGTCTAAAAATCGTATCATTGTCGAGGCAGAtgaaaaaaaggccattGTTCAAGCCTCGGTCACATCTTCCACACATGAAAGAAAATCTAAAACTTATGTCATTACTAAAAATGATAAAATATACCTTAAGCATAACTCCattgctgaagaagttccCATTGTCCTTGTACTCAAAGCATGCGGCATTGTGTCTGACCTTGAAATAATGCAGTTGGTATGTGGTAACGATAGCAGTTATCAGGACATTTTTGCAGTTAACTTCGAAGAGGTCGCAAAGATGAAAATATACACACAACAGCAGGCGTTAGAGTACATTGGTTCTAAGGTAAAAACTGTTCGGCgtcaaaaactctcaaCTTTGCAAGAGGGTATCGAAGCCATAGCCACGACTGTTATTGCACACCTGACGGTCGAAGCACTTGACTTCAGGGAAAAGGCGCTATACATAGCCGTAATGACAAGAAGGGTTGTCATGGCGATGCACAACCCTAAGATGGTCGATGACAGAGATTATGTTGGTAATAAAAGACTAGAACTGGCAGGTCAGTTGATGTCTCTGCTTTTCGAAGActtgttcaagaaatttAACAATGACTTTAAAGCCAACATCGACAAAGTTCTAAAAAAGCCAAACAGAGCCATGGAGTATGACGCTTTGCTTTCAATCAATGTGCACTCCAATAATATTTCAAGTGGTTTGAATAGAGCAATTTCAACAGGAAACTggtctttgaagagatttAAGATGGAAAGGGCAGGTGTAACACATGTATTGAGTAGACTCTCATACATCTCAGCATTAGGTATGATGACAAGAATATCATCTCAGTTCGAGAAATCCAGAAAGGTTTCAGGCCCAAGAGCTTTACAACCCTCCCAATTTGGCATGCTGTGTACTTCTGATACTCCAGAAGGTGAAGCCTGCGGTTTAGTGAAAAACTTGGCACTTATGACACATATCACAActgatgacgaagaagagcccaTAAAAAAGCTTTGCTTTTTGCTAGGTGTCGAGTGTatcaatgttgttgataGCGACTCTCTTCACCTCAACTACTGTGTTTACCTAAATGGTACCATTGTAGGCGTTATTAGGTTTCCCACAAAATTCGTCTCTCATTTTAGAAATCTAAGAAGGTCAGGCAAAGTTTCCGAGTTTATTTCCATCTACACCAACTCTCATCAGAAAGCAGTTCACATAGCGACAGATGGTGGTAGAATCTGCCGACCTCTGATTATCGTCAACGAAGGCAAATCTCTCGTCACTGCCCAACACTTGAGACAGCTGCTCGATGGTCACTTGCAGTTTGACGACTTCTTAAAACTAGGTTTGGTTGAGTACCTGGATgtcaatgaagaaaatgattcTTTCATTGCGTTGTACGAAAGAGACCTCGAACCAAGAATTACTCATCTCGAAATCGAACCATTCACTGTGCTTGGTGCAGTGGCAGGTTTGATTCCCTACCCTCACCACAATCAATCTCCTCGTAACACTTATCAATGTGCAATGGGTAAACAAGCAATTGGTGCAATTGCATACAACCAATTCAAGAGAATCGACACTTTGCTGTACCTCATGATTTATCCCCAGCAACCCATGGTGAAAACGAAAACAATCGAGCTGATTGATTATGACAAACTTCCCGCTGGACAAAATGCCACTGTTGCAGTCATGTCGTATTCGGGTTATGATATCGAGGATGCTCTGGTTCTAAACAAATCTTCAATTGACAGAGGGTTTGGTCGTTGTGAAACGAGGCGTAAGCTGACGACCGTTCTCAAAAGATATCCTAATCATACGCAAGACATGGTTGGTGGTATGAGAGTCGACGAAAGCGGCGAACCCATATGGCAACACAAGCCATTGGGCCCAGACGGCTTGGGAGAAGTCGGCATGAAAGTTGAAAGTGGCCAAATTTACGTCAACAAGTCGGTTCCCACGAACGCTTCGGACAGCGTCCTAACTCAATCACAAGCTCAGTACAGAGAAACCCCAGTTGTTTATAGGGCTCCAGAGCCTTCTCACATCGACCAGGTGATGATGTCAGTTTCTGAAAATGACCAGGCTCTCATCAAAGTGCTTTTGAGGCAAAATAGAAGACCAGAACTTGGAGATAAATTTTCGTCGAGGCACGGACAGAAAGGTGTGTGCGGTATCATTGTTAACCACGAAGACTTGCCCTTCAACGATCAAGGTGTTGTGCCAGACATCATCATGAATCCTCATGGTTTCCCATCTCGTATGACTGTGGGAAAAATGATAGAACTTATTTCCGGAAAAGCAGGTGTCTTGAATGGATCATTAGAATATGGTACTTGCTTCGGAGGCTCCAAATTGGAGAACATGTCGCAAATATTAGTCAACCATGGTTTTAACTATTCGGGTAAGGATATGCTGTATTCTGGTATCACGGGCGAATGCTTGCAAGCGTACATCTTTTTCGGGCCTATTTactatcaaaaacttaaGCACATGGTCCTCGACAAAATGCATGCTAGAGCTAGAGGGCCCAGAGCTGTCCTCACCCGTCAGCCCACTGAAGGTAGATCTCGTGACGGTGGTTTGAGATTGGGAGAAATGGAAAGAGATTGCGTTATTGCATATGGTGCATCTCAACTACTTTTGGAAAGATTGATGATTAGTTCTGATGCCTTCGAAGTTGACGTATGTAACAAGTGCGGTCTGATGGGCTACAGTGGTTGGTGCACATCGTGTAAGGGCGCCGAAAACGTCATAAAGATGACAATCCCCTATGCTGCTAAGTTGCTGTTCCAGGAACTTCTATCCATGAACATTGCTCCCCGGTTAAAGTTGGAGGATGTTTTCGAGCAATAG
- the MEI5 gene encoding Mei5p (similar to uniprot|P32489 Saccharomyces cerevisiae YPL121C MEI5 Meiosis specific protein involved in DMC1-dependent meiotic recombination forms heterodimer with Sae3p proposed to be an assembly factor for Dmc1p) gives MAITNASLTIHRKPFKTPFVSSVKRGGSLGSKTLPSKEIIHPNRQASKEERIVNEQLNKVRRENTTLQNSLKILRKYERELEVLELIDKWRSICQAGMAFLLNSTLLKVNKMGGYEELIRKEVEAEKRKLEYQFAGRLQDEVDEVLESEEFKALPELEQQWLRRDLQQKVDSNEQLQQEEIKKLDLKLTESSNKQMTMRELANRLKVDYALVFEE, from the coding sequence ATGGCAATAACAAACGCATCTCTCACTATTCACCGTAAGCCCTTCAAAACACCTTTCGTATCCTCGGTCAAGCGAGGCGGAAGTTTGGGAAGTAAAACACTTCCTAGTAAAGAGATAATACATCCAAATCGGCaggcttccaaagaagaacgcATTGTAAATGAACAACTCAATAAGGTTCGAAGAGAGAACACGACACTGCAAAACAGTTTGAAGATCCTTCGAAAGTATGAACGAGAGCTGGAAGTCCTTGAACTAATTGATAAATGGAGATCCATTTGTCAAGCAGGAATGGCATTTCTATTGAACTCAACGCTGCTTAAAGTTAACAAGATGGGCGGTTACGAAGAGCTGATCCGTAAAGAAGTCGAAGCGGAAAAACGAAAACTTGAATACCAATTTGCCGGAAGACTTCAAGATGAAGTTGACGAGGTTTTAGAAtctgaagagttcaaagcACTTCCCGAGTTAGAACAGCAGTGGTTGAGGAGGGATCTGCAACAGAAGGTGGATAGCAATGAACAACTTCAGCAAGAGGagatcaaaaaacttgaccTTAAGCTCACGGAAAGCTCCAATAAACAAATGACAATGCGAGAGCTTGCCAACCGCCTGAAAGTGGATTATGCGTTAGTTTTTGAGGAATGA
- the NOC2 gene encoding mRNA-binding ribosome synthesis protein NOC2 (similar to uniprot|P39744 Saccharomyces cerevisiae YOR206W NOC2 Protein that forms a nucleolar complex with Mak21p that binds to 90S and 66S pre- ribosomes as well as a nuclear complex with Noc3p that binds to 66S pre-ribosomes both complexes mediate intranuclear transport of ribosomal precursors), whose protein sequence is MGKVSKSTKKFQTKHLKHTLDHRRKQKHHNKKIQGRRGNKSEEEKRNAALTKEEQKLRDSSKEEVFKDMSVEDFFAGGFDVPKNKGPKAVKAKAPKAENDSEDSSSEDEDGMSENMANLADKDPEFYKYLQENDKDLLDFKPSNPLDNISDDEGEDDEDEEQTTEAAPGKQDKSNDTVEVDLKLVRKWKKDLNSAFSVKLIRNIVSSFKAAVNANKEELVDEYKYAVVDEKAFQELMFLALKDMPAAIQKAHPYHVSKGARTLSNNSNVNKIASALKSHAGSMITLLHDITNTETAALVLHSLDQVFPYFLSHRRILKEIIKSVVEIGATTRDLDTQITAFAFLNNSSREFRKSILDTVLRTTYSSFVKSCRKTNIRTMPLINFQKNSSAELFGIDEVLGYQVGFEYIRQLAIHLRNSINASTKQTANSNPADAYKIVYNWQFCHSLDFWSRVLSSQCHPDKEGGKESQLRQLIYPLVQVTIGVIRLIPTAQFFPLRFYLIKSLIRLSQNTGVFIPIYPLLSEILTSTAFTKVPKKKSTLPTFDFEHNIKCNQGYLGTKVYQDGLGEKFVELLCEFYVLYCKNVSFPELVTPAVIALRRYIKTSKNFKFNKQVSNVLEKLKQNSEFILNKRSEIDFGPTNRSEVARFLADLPWNKTPLGSYVQVHREVKEEKARILRESLAEEEENHVKSTSDDEGANALEEDEEDEEDAEMSDASRE, encoded by the coding sequence ATGGGAAAAGTCTCAAAGTCAACTAAGAAGTTTCAGACGAAACATTTGAAGCATACGCTTGAccacagaagaaaacaaaaacaccACAATAAAAAGATTCAGGGAAGACGCGGCAACAAGagcgaagaggaaaagagaaatgCTGCATTAACCAAAGAGGAGCAGAAGCTTCGCGACTCATCTAAGGAAGAAGTCTTCAAGGACATGAGCGTCGAAGACTTCTTCGCAGGTGGTTTCGATGTCCCTAAGAATAAAGGCCCAAAGGCTGTGAAAGCGAAAGcaccaaaagctgaaaatgACAGTGAAGATTCTTCaagcgaggacgaggacggAATGAGCGAGAACATGGCCAACCTTGCAGACAAAGATCCTGAATTTTACAAgtatttacaagaaaatgatAAGGACCTGCTTGATTTCAAGCCTAGTAATCCGCTAGATAATATCAGCGATGACGAAGGGGAggacgatgaagatgaagaacaGACCACTGAGGCAGCCCCCGGAAAGCAGGATAAGAGCAATGATACCGTTGAAGTCGATCTTAAGCTGGTCCGGAAGTGGAAAAAAGACCTGAACTCTGCATTCAGTGTTAAGCTGATCAGGAACATTGTATCTTCATTCAAGGCCGCCGTGAACGCGAataaagaagagcttgttgacgAATACAAATACGCGGTGGTCGATGAGAAAGCGTTTCAGGAACTTATGTTCTTGGCTCTCAAGGACATGCCTGCGGCAATCCAAAAAGCGCATCCTTACCATGTCTCCAAGGGAGCCAGAACACTTTCAAATAATTCCAATGTGAACAAAATCGCGAGCGCGTTGAAGTCTCATGCGGGTTCCATGATAACGCTGTTACATGACATCACCAACACTGAAACAGCGGCGCTTGTTTTGCATTCCTTAGATCAGGTTTTCCCCTATTTCCTGTCTCACAGAAGAATCTTGAAGGAAATCATCAAAAGCGTGGTTGAAATTGGGGCCACCACGCGGGATTTGGACACTCAAATTACAGCCTTCGCATTTTTAAACAACTCATCAAGGGAATTTAGAAAATCGATTCTAGACACTGTTCTGAGGACTACTTACTCATCGTTTGTGAAAAGTTGTCGCAAAACCAACATCCGCACAATGCCACTTATcaacttccaaaagaaCTCCTCCGCAGAATTGTTTGGGATTGACGAGGTTCTGGGGTACCAAGTTGGTTTTGAATACATAAGACAGTTGGCTATCCACTTGAGAAATAGCATAAACGCTTCCACTAAACAAACGGCTAACTCAAACCCAGCAGATGCTTACAAGATTGTCTATAACTGGCAGTTCTGTCATTCTCTTGACTTCTGGTCCAGAGTTCTGTCTTCTCAATGCCATCCTGATAAAGAGGGCGGTAAAGAGTCCCAGTTGAGACAGTTGATATACCCATTGGTTCAAGTTACAATCGGTGTGATAAGACTGATCCCTACTGCTCAGTTTTTCCCACTCAGGTTCTACTTAATCAAATCCTTAATCAGATTGTCTCAAAACACGGGCGTCTTCATTCCCATCTACCCTCTGCTTTCTGAGATTTTAACATCTACCGCCTTCACCAAGGTTCCTAAAAAAAAGTCTACTTTGCCTACctttgactttgagcaCAACATCAAATGCAACCAGGGCTACCTGGGGACAAAGGTTTATCAAGACGGTTTGGGAGAAAAATTTGTCGAGCTACTTTGTGAGTTCTATGTTCTTTACTGCAAAAACGTCTCGTTCCCTGAGTTGGTGACACCTGCAGTTATCGCACTACGCCGTTATatcaaaacttcaaagaacttcaagttcaacaaGCAGGTGTCGAACGTTctcgaaaagctgaagcaAAACTCGGAATTCATTCTGAACAAAAGATCAGAAATCGACTTTGGCCCAACCAATAGGTCCGAAGTTGCGCGCTTTTTGGCCGACCTGCCATGGAACAAGACACCATTAGGCTCATATGTCCAGGTTCATCGCGAGGTCAAGGAGGAGAAGGCAAGGATTTTGAGAGAGAGTTTAgctgaggaagaagagaaccATGTGAAGTCTACGTCCGATGATGAGGGTGCAAAtgctcttgaagaagacgaagaagacgaagaagatgcaGAAATGTCAGATGCTTCCAGAGAGTGA